The Vitis riparia cultivar Riparia Gloire de Montpellier isolate 1030 chromosome 10, EGFV_Vit.rip_1.0, whole genome shotgun sequence genome includes a region encoding these proteins:
- the LOC117923379 gene encoding alpha-farnesene synthase-like, translated as MDSANHIQNSQEFLRCQAKSEGVGTISQRRSANYKPNIWKYDCVQSLTSEYMGEPYTRQVQQLKGEVRRVFVEVVEQLAKLEFIDSIKKLGLGNFFEEEIREALDTIMSDKNNSPGIKANLYAAALCFRLLRQHGYGVSQDMFSGFMEEVGMFSKSTCTNVKGMIELFEASHLALEGENILDEAKAFSSGYLKEIISNLDNNLAKQVVHSLERPLHWRVQWFDIRWYIDFYEEEGVNLDLLKLAKLNFNMVQAVHQKDLKHISRWWRNLGLIENLSFTRDRLVESFLCGVGFSSEPQHGSFRLCITKVIIFIQVLDDVYDIYGSLDELEQFTNAVDRWDSKEIQQLPESMKLCFQVLEDTTNAVANEIQKEKGWDNVLPMLQQAWANFCKSLFVEAKWYNKGYTPTLQEYLSNAWISSSVSLLSVHAIFFCVPHEAKEEMVDFLEKNQELVYSSSLILRLCNDLGTLEAELERGDAASSVLCYMKEVNVSEEISRTHIRGMIVKTWKNMNGHCIASSPLVQPIVNTITNIARVAQWIYQYGDGLGIPDRETKAQILSLLIEPLGIN; from the exons ATGGATAGTGCCAACCACATACAAAACAGCCAAGAATTTTTACGGTGCCAAGCTAAGTCCGAAGGTGTTGGAACGATATCCCAAAGGAGATCTGCCAATTACAAGCCAAACATCTGGAAATATGATTGCGTCCAGTCTCTTACAAGTGAATACATG GGAGAGCCATACACAAGACAGGTCCAGCAGCTGAAAGGAGAGGTTAGGCGTGTGTTTGTTGAAGTGGTGGAACAATTGGCCAAGTTAGAGTTCATTGACAGCATTAAAAAGCTAGGTCTGGGCAACTTCTTTGAGGAGGAGATCAGAGAAGCCCTTGACACCATAATGTCTGATAAGAACAACAGTCCCGGTATCAAAGCAAATCTCTATGCTGCTGCACTATGCTTTAGGCTTCTCAGGCAACATGGTTATGGAGTTTCACAAG ATATGTTTAGCGGCTTCATGGAGGAGGTTGGTATGTTCTCTAAAAGCACATGCACAAATGTCAAAGGAATGATTGAGCTTTTTGAGGCCTCGCATCTCGCCTTGGAAGGTGAAAACATCTTGGACGAGGCTAAAGCTTTCTCTTCGGGATATCTCAAAGAAATCATTTCTAACCTAGATAATAACCTGGCCAAACAAGTGGTCCATTCTTTGGAGCGTCCATTGCACTGGAGAGTGCAGTGGTTTGATATCAGGTGGTACATTGATTTCTATGAGGAGGAAGGAGTGAACCTGGATTTACTCAAGCTTGCTAAACTTAACTTCAACATGGTTCAAGCCGTACATCAAAAGGATCTCAAACACATCTCCAG GTGGTGGAGGAATCTGGGCCTCATTGAAAATTTGAGCTTTACAAGAGATAGATTGGTGGAAAGTTTCCTGTGTGGTGTGGGATTCTCATCTGAACCTCAGCATGGATCTTTTCGCCTATGCATTACAAAagtcattatttttattcaagtcCTTGATGACGTTTATGATATTTATGGTTCGTTGGATGAGCTAGAGCAATTCACCAATGCTGTTGATCG GTGGGATTCCAAGGAAATCCAACAACTTCCTGAGAGTATGAAGCTTTGTTTCCAAGTACTCGAGGACACAACTAATGCAGTGGCTAATGAAATTCAGAAGGAAAAGGGTTGGGACAATGTATTACCCATGCTACAACAAGCG tGGGCAAATTTTTGCAAGTCTTTATTTGTGGAAGCCAAGTGGTACAACAAGGGTTATACACCAACCCTGCAGGAATATCTAAGTAATGCCTGGATTTCATCCTCAGTTTCATTGCTGTCTGTTCATGCAATATTTTTCTGTGTACCACATGAGGCTAAAGAGGAGATGGTAGATTTTCTGGAGAAAAATCAGGAACTTGTGTACTCTTCATCTCTGATTCTTCGTCTCTGTAATGATCTTGGGACTTTGGAG GCAGAACTAGAGAGAGGTGATGCCGCTTCATCAGTTCTATGCTATATGAAAGAAGTGAATGTCTCAGAGGAGATATCTCGGACGCACATTAGAGGCATGATAGTTAAAACTTGGAAGAATATGAATGGACATTGCATTGCCTCATCTCCATTAGTACAACCAATTGTCAACACCATCACAAATATCGCAAGGGTAGCACAGTGGATTTACCAATATGGAGATGGGCTTGGAATTCCTGACCGTGAAACAAAGGCTCAGATTCTGTCTTTACTGATTGAACCCCTTGGAATCAACTAA